A window of the Hordeum vulgare subsp. vulgare chromosome 5H, MorexV3_pseudomolecules_assembly, whole genome shotgun sequence genome harbors these coding sequences:
- the LOC123395610 gene encoding probable mediator of RNA polymerase II transcription subunit 19b isoform X2 produces MDSDDKKFGKGPRELTGAVDLISQYKLQPHHDFFCKRPLPLAISDTHYLHNVVGDTEIRKGEGMELDQLVQNAYLRDKPAYIQPFDMETLGQAFQLRETAPVDLPSAEKGIPTISGKPKSESKDKEKKHKKHKDKDKDREHKKHKHRHKDRSKEKDKDKDKKKDKHHEKKRKHEGTEDSADVHKHKKSKHKSSKTDEMGNGLS; encoded by the exons GACCTAGGGAGCTCACTGGTGCTGTTGATTTAATAAGTCAGTACAAATTGCAGCCGCACCATGATTTCTTTTGCAAGAGGCCTTTACCACTTGCAATCTCAGATACACATTACCTTCACAATGTTGTGGGGGACACTGAAATTCGGAAAGGAGAAGGAATGGAGCTAGATCAACTCGTTCAGAATGCATACTTAAGGGATAAGCCTGCTTATATTCAGCCCTTTGACATGGAAACACTGGGGCAAGCATTTCAGCTTCGAGAAACTGCTCCAGTAGATTTACCCTCT GCTGAAAAAGGTATACCTACTATTTCGGGCAAACCGAAAAGTGagtcgaaggacaaagagaaaaaACATAAAAAGCACAAAGACAAAGATAAAGACAGGGAGCATAAGAAGCACAAACATCGACATAAGGATCGGTCTAAAGAGAAAGACAAGGACAAGGATAAGAAAAAGGATAAGCATCATGAGAAG AAGAGGAAGCATGAGGGGACGGAGGATTCGGCAGATGTGCATAAGCACAAAAAAAGCAAG CATAAGAGTTCCAAAACCGATGAGATGGGTAATGGACTTAGTTAG
- the LOC123395610 gene encoding probable mediator of RNA polymerase II transcription subunit 19b isoform X1, with the protein MDSDDKKFGKGPRELTGAVDLISQYKLQPHHDFFCKRPLPLAISDTHYLHNVVGDTEIRKGEGMELDQLVQNAYLRDKPAYIQPFDMETLGQAFQLRETAPVDLPSAEKGIPTISGKPKSESKDKEKKHKKHKDKDKDREHKKHKHRHKDRSKEKDKDKDKKKDKHHEKKRKHEGTEDSADVHKHKKSKVIYNYYLLPGTTNFLAAHFVGLLT; encoded by the exons GACCTAGGGAGCTCACTGGTGCTGTTGATTTAATAAGTCAGTACAAATTGCAGCCGCACCATGATTTCTTTTGCAAGAGGCCTTTACCACTTGCAATCTCAGATACACATTACCTTCACAATGTTGTGGGGGACACTGAAATTCGGAAAGGAGAAGGAATGGAGCTAGATCAACTCGTTCAGAATGCATACTTAAGGGATAAGCCTGCTTATATTCAGCCCTTTGACATGGAAACACTGGGGCAAGCATTTCAGCTTCGAGAAACTGCTCCAGTAGATTTACCCTCT GCTGAAAAAGGTATACCTACTATTTCGGGCAAACCGAAAAGTGagtcgaaggacaaagagaaaaaACATAAAAAGCACAAAGACAAAGATAAAGACAGGGAGCATAAGAAGCACAAACATCGACATAAGGATCGGTCTAAAGAGAAAGACAAGGACAAGGATAAGAAAAAGGATAAGCATCATGAGAAG AAGAGGAAGCATGAGGGGACGGAGGATTCGGCAGATGTGCATAAGCACAAAAAAAGCAAGGTGATATACAATTATTATTTGCTTCCTGGTACAACAAATTTCCTTGCAGCACATTTTGTTGGTCTGTTAACATGA